A single Rubrivivax gelatinosus IL144 DNA region contains:
- a CDS encoding OmpA family protein — protein MNAQQISNRLTRTWLAALGVWLVAMTAGIGSAHAQATPQDHPLLSRVAGTELMNQTVLEFSVVTPNVAGKLVKGSPTSFEGRVTRTDYGTLKGTAPGEIKIYRSYLAAAKKLGGRPLNDGINFNDRIALVTGAHVFTLSAADKPPVAVLDITNAHNYMLTIVEPSEMEEAVTAGQLADQIKKTGVATLHINFDTGKSDLKTDGQAAVREIAALLKADPSLKLAIEGHTDNVGSAAANRQLSAARAKSVMVAVAAAGVDAKRLSATGYGMDRPVADNSTEDGRAKNRRVDLVKVK, from the coding sequence ATGAACGCTCAGCAAATCAGCAATCGACTAACAAGAACATGGCTTGCCGCACTGGGCGTTTGGCTCGTGGCCATGACAGCCGGCATTGGTAGCGCGCATGCGCAAGCCACCCCCCAGGACCATCCGCTGCTTTCGCGTGTGGCCGGCACGGAGCTGATGAACCAGACGGTCCTGGAGTTCTCGGTCGTTACTCCAAATGTGGCCGGCAAGCTCGTCAAGGGCAGCCCCACATCGTTCGAGGGCCGTGTCACACGCACGGACTACGGCACTCTCAAAGGCACTGCCCCGGGCGAAATCAAGATCTACCGCAGCTACCTGGCCGCGGCCAAGAAGCTAGGCGGCCGCCCGCTCAACGACGGCATCAACTTCAACGATCGCATCGCCCTCGTCACGGGCGCCCATGTCTTCACCCTGTCTGCTGCCGACAAGCCGCCGGTGGCGGTGCTGGACATCACGAACGCCCACAACTACATGCTCACCATCGTCGAGCCGAGCGAGATGGAAGAGGCGGTCACTGCCGGCCAGCTCGCGGACCAGATCAAGAAGACCGGTGTGGCGACGTTGCACATCAACTTCGACACCGGCAAATCCGACTTGAAGACCGATGGCCAGGCGGCCGTGCGCGAGATCGCCGCACTGCTGAAAGCCGATCCATCGCTCAAGCTGGCCATCGAAGGGCACACCGACAACGTCGGCAGTGCCGCCGCCAACCGCCAGCTGTCGGCAGCCCGCGCTAAATCGGTGATGGTCGCGGTGGCCGCTGCCGGCGTCGACGCCAAGCGCCTCAGCGCCACGGGGTACGGCATGGACCGCCCCGTCGCCGACAACAGCACGGAGGACGGACGAGCCAAGAACCGCCGGGTCGACTTGGTGAAGGTGAAGTAG
- the ybaK gene encoding Cys-tRNA(Pro) deacylase, with amino-acid sequence MAKKNAHVSETPATQFLRRAGIEFSEHVYDYVDHGGTAESSRQLGVPEHEVVKTLVMQDERAQPLVVLMHGDRQVSTKNLAREIGAKSVEPCKPEVAQRHSGYLVGGTSPFGTKKSMPVYVEASVLELPRILINGGRRGFLVGIDPRVLPGAVGARPVHCALAG; translated from the coding sequence ATGGCCAAGAAGAACGCCCACGTCAGCGAGACGCCGGCGACGCAGTTTCTGCGCCGCGCCGGCATCGAGTTCAGCGAACACGTCTACGACTACGTCGACCACGGCGGCACCGCCGAGTCCTCGCGCCAACTCGGCGTGCCCGAGCACGAGGTCGTCAAGACGCTGGTGATGCAGGACGAGCGTGCCCAGCCGCTGGTCGTGCTGATGCATGGCGACCGCCAGGTCAGCACCAAGAACCTGGCGCGCGAGATCGGCGCCAAGTCGGTCGAGCCGTGCAAGCCCGAGGTCGCGCAGCGCCACAGCGGCTACCTCGTCGGCGGCACCTCGCCCTTCGGCACGAAGAAATCGATGCCGGTCTACGTCGAGGCCAGCGTGCTGGAGCTGCCGCGCATCCTGATCAACGGCGGCCGCCGGGGCTTCCTGGTGGGCATCGACCCGCGCGTGCTGCCAGGCGCCGTCGGCGCCCGGCCGGTGCACTGCGCGCTCGCCGGCTGA
- the acs gene encoding acetate--CoA ligase — MSSADAPTEYSLYPPPADAVARAHVSGQAAYDALCAEADTDYTGYWGRLARELIAWKTPFTQVLDESNAPFFKWFADGTLNASYNCLDRNIERGLGDKTAIIFEADGGEVRRVSYKELLAIVNKMANGLKSLGVKKGDRVIIYLSMGVEGVAAMQACARIGATHSVVFGGFSAQSLRDRIEDTGAVAVITADQQQRGGKALPLKTIVDEAIALGGCGSVKHVLVHKRTGADIPFDASRDLWLADLVADQSEVCEPEWVEAEHPLFLLYTSGSTGKPKGVQHSTGGYLLHAALTTKWTFDLKEDDVFWCTADIGWVTGHTYITYGPLALGGTEIVFEGVPTFPDASRFWKMIQDHKVSIFYTAPTAIRSLIKAAEANEAVHPKSFDLSSLRILGSVGEPINPAAWEWYHKHVGGGRCPIVDTFWQTETGGHMITPLPGVTTLVPGSCTLPFPGIQAAVVDETGKDVPWGQGGILVVKKPWPSMIRTIWGDPERFKKSYYPADFHGKYYLAGDGAIRDPKTGYFTITGRIDDVLNVSGHRMGTMEIESALVSHTELVAEAAVVGRPDDTTGEAICAFVVLKRPRPTGDEAKKLANELRNWVAKEIGPIAKPKDIRFGENLPKTRSGKIMRRLLRSIARGEAITQDTSTLENPAILDQLSQTN, encoded by the coding sequence ATGTCGAGCGCCGACGCTCCCACCGAGTACTCCCTCTACCCGCCGCCGGCCGACGCCGTCGCTCGCGCCCACGTCTCCGGCCAGGCCGCCTACGACGCGCTGTGCGCCGAGGCCGACACCGACTACACGGGTTACTGGGGCCGCCTCGCGCGCGAACTCATCGCCTGGAAGACGCCGTTCACGCAGGTGCTCGACGAGTCGAACGCGCCGTTCTTCAAGTGGTTCGCCGACGGCACGCTGAACGCCTCGTACAACTGCCTGGACCGCAACATCGAACGCGGCCTGGGCGACAAGACGGCGATCATCTTCGAGGCCGACGGCGGCGAGGTGCGCCGTGTCAGCTACAAGGAACTGCTGGCCATCGTCAACAAGATGGCCAACGGCCTGAAGTCGCTGGGCGTGAAGAAGGGCGACCGGGTCATCATCTACCTCTCGATGGGCGTCGAGGGCGTGGCCGCGATGCAGGCCTGCGCGCGCATCGGCGCGACGCACTCGGTGGTCTTCGGCGGTTTCTCGGCGCAGTCGCTGCGCGACCGCATCGAGGACACCGGCGCGGTGGCCGTCATCACCGCCGACCAGCAGCAGCGCGGCGGCAAGGCGCTGCCGCTGAAGACCATCGTCGACGAGGCGATCGCGCTGGGCGGCTGCGGCAGCGTCAAGCACGTGCTGGTGCACAAGCGCACCGGCGCCGACATCCCGTTCGACGCCTCGCGCGACCTCTGGCTGGCCGACCTGGTGGCCGATCAGAGCGAGGTCTGCGAGCCCGAGTGGGTCGAGGCCGAACACCCGCTGTTCCTGCTCTACACCAGCGGCTCGACCGGCAAGCCCAAGGGCGTGCAGCACTCGACTGGCGGCTACCTGCTGCACGCGGCGCTGACCACCAAGTGGACCTTCGACTTGAAGGAAGACGACGTCTTCTGGTGCACCGCCGACATCGGCTGGGTCACCGGCCACACCTACATCACCTACGGCCCGCTGGCGCTGGGCGGCACCGAGATCGTCTTCGAAGGCGTGCCGACCTTCCCCGACGCCAGCCGCTTCTGGAAGATGATCCAGGACCACAAGGTCAGCATCTTCTACACCGCACCGACGGCGATCCGCTCGCTGATCAAGGCCGCCGAGGCCAACGAGGCGGTGCATCCGAAGAGCTTCGACCTGTCGTCGCTGCGCATCCTGGGGTCGGTCGGCGAGCCGATCAACCCGGCGGCGTGGGAGTGGTATCACAAGCACGTCGGCGGTGGCCGCTGCCCGATCGTCGACACCTTCTGGCAGACCGAGACCGGCGGCCACATGATCACGCCGCTGCCGGGCGTGACGACGCTGGTGCCGGGCTCGTGCACGCTGCCGTTCCCGGGCATCCAGGCGGCCGTCGTCGACGAGACCGGCAAGGACGTGCCCTGGGGCCAGGGCGGCATCCTGGTCGTCAAGAAGCCGTGGCCGAGCATGATCCGCACGATTTGGGGCGACCCGGAGCGCTTCAAGAAGAGCTACTACCCGGCCGACTTCCACGGCAAGTACTACCTGGCGGGCGACGGCGCGATCCGCGACCCGAAGACCGGCTACTTCACGATCACCGGCCGCATCGACGACGTGCTCAACGTCTCGGGCCACCGCATGGGCACGATGGAGATCGAGTCGGCCCTGGTCAGCCACACCGAGCTGGTGGCCGAGGCGGCGGTCGTCGGCCGCCCGGACGACACCACCGGCGAGGCGATCTGCGCCTTCGTCGTGCTGAAGCGCCCGCGCCCGACCGGCGACGAGGCCAAGAAGCTGGCCAACGAACTGCGCAACTGGGTGGCCAAGGAGATCGGCCCGATTGCCAAGCCCAAGGACATCCGCTTCGGCGAGAACCTGCCCAAGACGCGCTCCGGCAAGATCATGCGCCGCCTGCTGCGCTCGATCGCGCGCGGCGAGGCGATCACCCAGGACACCTCGACGCTGGAAAACCCGGCAATTCTCGATCAGTTGTCGCAGACCAACTGA
- a CDS encoding TIGR00645 family protein: protein MKPVNTGAAPKLGPLPALIFASRWLQLPLYLGLILAQAVYVFNFWVELVHLIEAAFGDQHALQLLVKNIGYKSETEVSALNETIIMLVVLALIDVVMISNLLIMVIVGGYETFVSRLRLEGHPDQPEWLSHVNASVLKVKLATAIIGISSIHLLKTFINAANYEEKVLIWQTIIHIAFLFSALAIALADRVMVHAKHDND from the coding sequence ATGAAGCCAGTAAACACCGGCGCTGCCCCGAAGCTGGGGCCGCTGCCCGCGTTGATCTTTGCCAGCCGCTGGCTGCAATTGCCGCTGTATCTCGGGCTCATCCTGGCGCAGGCGGTCTACGTCTTCAACTTCTGGGTGGAGCTGGTCCACCTGATCGAGGCCGCCTTCGGCGACCAGCACGCGCTGCAGTTGCTGGTGAAGAACATCGGCTACAAGAGCGAGACCGAAGTCAGCGCGCTCAACGAGACGATCATCATGCTGGTCGTGCTGGCGCTGATCGACGTCGTGATGATCAGCAACCTGCTGATCATGGTGATCGTCGGCGGCTACGAGACCTTCGTCTCGCGTCTGCGACTTGAAGGCCATCCCGACCAGCCCGAATGGCTGAGCCACGTGAATGCCTCGGTGCTGAAGGTCAAGCTCGCCACCGCGATCATCGGCATCAGCTCGATCCACCTGCTGAAGACCTTCATCAACGCCGCAAACTACGAAGAGAAGGTGTTGATCTGGCAGACGATCATCCACATCGCCTTCCTGTTCTCGGCGCTGGCCATCGCACTGGCCGACCGCGTGATGGTGCACGCCAAGCACGACAACGACTGA
- the plsY gene encoding glycerol-3-phosphate 1-O-acyltransferase PlsY → MFSLPAAAAILAAYLLGSLSFAVLISRTMGLADPRSYGSGNPGATNVLRSGNKKAALMTLLFDALKGYVPVLAVVLFGARWGLDPSVAAYVGLAAFVGHLWPVFFRFQGGKGVATAAGALLGLNPALGGAVLLVWLAVAFTTRYSSLASIAAAFCAPLVQALVWGVDASLLALVGMSLLLVWRHEGNIRKLLAGTESKIGQKAAPPAAHAKASAHPPRHVHPHAPKTGHGRKGHRK, encoded by the coding sequence ATGTTCTCGCTCCCTGCGGCGGCCGCGATCCTGGCCGCCTACCTGCTCGGTTCGCTTTCGTTCGCCGTCCTCATCAGCCGCACGATGGGCCTGGCCGACCCCCGCAGCTACGGGTCCGGCAATCCGGGCGCCACCAATGTGCTGCGTTCCGGCAACAAGAAGGCGGCGCTGATGACGCTGCTGTTCGACGCCTTGAAGGGCTACGTGCCGGTGCTGGCCGTCGTGCTCTTCGGCGCGCGCTGGGGTCTTGACCCGTCGGTCGCCGCCTACGTCGGCCTGGCGGCCTTCGTCGGCCACCTGTGGCCGGTGTTCTTCCGCTTCCAGGGCGGCAAGGGCGTGGCCACCGCGGCCGGCGCGCTGCTCGGCCTGAACCCGGCGCTCGGCGGCGCGGTGCTGCTGGTCTGGCTGGCCGTCGCGTTCACGACGCGCTATTCGTCGCTGGCCTCGATCGCCGCGGCCTTCTGCGCGCCGCTGGTGCAGGCGCTGGTCTGGGGCGTTGACGCCTCGCTGCTGGCGCTGGTCGGCATGAGCCTGCTGCTGGTCTGGCGTCACGAAGGCAACATCCGCAAGCTGCTCGCCGGCACCGAGTCGAAGATCGGCCAGAAGGCCGCGCCGCCGGCCGCGCACGCCAAGGCCTCGGCGCACCCGCCGCGCCACGTCCATCCCCACGCCCCCAAGACCGGCCATGGCCGGAAAGGACACCGCAAATGA
- a CDS encoding TIGR04438 family Trp-rich protein, which yields MWFLVIGLLLLVLYLAGVEPVSAWHWIWIALPFGAAALWWTFADASGLTRKRAEEKIEARKRARRQRDIDALGLNPQQQKRVHELRRGDSPAPVKEPRRRDPSL from the coding sequence ATGTGGTTTCTGGTCATCGGGCTGTTGCTGCTGGTGCTGTACCTGGCCGGCGTCGAGCCCGTGTCGGCGTGGCACTGGATCTGGATCGCGTTGCCCTTCGGCGCCGCGGCGCTCTGGTGGACCTTCGCCGACGCTTCCGGCCTGACGCGCAAGCGTGCCGAGGAGAAGATCGAAGCCCGCAAGCGCGCCCGGCGCCAGCGCGACATCGACGCGCTGGGCCTCAACCCGCAGCAGCAGAAGCGTGTGCACGAACTTCGCCGTGGCGACAGCCCCGCCCCGGTGAAGGAGCCGCGCCGACGCGACCCGAGTCTCTGA
- a CDS encoding aldo/keto reductase codes for MERTTLGLGGPRVSRICLGTMTFGEQVGEADAHAILDRAVELGIDFLDAAEMYPVPARAETQGATEAIIGRWLAARPGLRRRLVIASKVAGPSRNMPWIRGGALDLTPADIVAACDASLARLQTEVIDLYQIHWPNRNAPMFGGLYFDPTKDREQTGIREQLEALAGLVKAGKVRHVGLSNETPWGLLEFVRLAEQHGLPRVVSVQNPYALVNRSADNGLDEALYRSGVALLAYSPLGFGALTGKYDASGFESAPASTGRLAQFASMRLQRWARDEALAAAREYNALARRHGLTPTQLALAFCYRNWRVASTIIGVTSIAQLEEDVAAWSVELSPELLAEIDAIRWRHRDPAQ; via the coding sequence ATGGAAAGAACGACTCTCGGCCTCGGCGGCCCGCGCGTCTCGCGCATCTGCCTGGGCACCATGACCTTCGGCGAACAGGTGGGCGAAGCAGACGCCCACGCCATCCTCGACCGTGCCGTCGAGCTCGGCATCGACTTCCTCGACGCCGCCGAGATGTACCCGGTGCCCGCGCGTGCCGAGACCCAGGGCGCGACCGAGGCCATCATCGGCCGCTGGCTGGCCGCCCGCCCCGGGCTGCGCCGGCGCCTGGTGATCGCGAGCAAGGTCGCCGGGCCGTCGCGCAACATGCCGTGGATCCGCGGCGGTGCGCTCGACCTGACGCCGGCCGACATCGTCGCCGCCTGCGACGCCAGCCTGGCGCGCCTGCAGACCGAGGTCATCGACCTCTACCAGATCCACTGGCCCAACCGCAACGCGCCGATGTTCGGCGGCCTGTACTTCGACCCGACGAAAGACCGCGAGCAGACCGGCATCCGCGAGCAGCTCGAAGCCCTGGCCGGCCTGGTGAAGGCCGGCAAGGTGCGCCACGTCGGCCTGTCCAACGAGACGCCCTGGGGCCTGCTGGAGTTCGTCCGCCTGGCCGAGCAGCACGGCCTGCCGCGCGTCGTCAGCGTGCAGAACCCGTACGCGCTGGTCAACCGCAGTGCCGACAACGGCCTGGACGAGGCGCTGTACCGCAGCGGCGTCGCGCTGCTGGCGTATTCGCCGCTGGGTTTCGGCGCGCTGACCGGCAAGTACGACGCCAGCGGCTTCGAGTCCGCGCCGGCTTCCACCGGCCGCCTGGCGCAGTTCGCCAGCATGCGGCTGCAGCGCTGGGCGCGCGACGAGGCGCTGGCCGCGGCGCGCGAGTACAACGCGCTGGCGCGCCGCCACGGCCTGACGCCCACGCAGCTGGCGCTGGCCTTCTGCTACCGCAACTGGCGCGTCGCCAGCACCATCATCGGCGTGACCAGCATCGCCCAGCTCGAGGAGGACGTCGCCGCATGGTCGGTCGAGCTGTCGCCCGAACTGCTGGCCGAGATCGATGCGATCCGCTGGCGCCACCGCGACCCTGCCCAGTGA
- a CDS encoding RidA family protein: protein MIQRFDVGPRLSEMAVHNGVCYLAGQVAADDTQDIAGQTRQVLAAIDALLARAGSDKSRLLMVQIFIADLADFPAMNEVWEAWLPAGAAPPRATVQAALARPGWKVEMVVTAAL from the coding sequence ATGATCCAGCGCTTCGACGTCGGCCCCCGGCTGTCGGAAATGGCCGTGCACAACGGCGTCTGCTATCTGGCCGGCCAGGTCGCCGCCGACGACACGCAGGACATCGCCGGCCAGACGCGCCAGGTGCTGGCGGCGATCGACGCGCTGCTGGCCCGCGCCGGCAGCGACAAGTCGCGCCTGCTGATGGTGCAGATCTTCATCGCCGACCTGGCCGACTTCCCGGCGATGAACGAGGTCTGGGAAGCCTGGCTGCCGGCTGGCGCCGCGCCGCCGCGCGCCACCGTCCAGGCGGCGCTGGCGCGCCCGGGCTGGAAGGTCGAGATGGTGGTCACCGCCGCGCTCTGA
- a CDS encoding excisionase family DNA-binding protein — MQRKTITTAQAAERLGVSPQTIQKWVDAGHLPAWKTMGGHRRLDAEAVERMVAERRSRIEAADGVESIMLVEDDPVTAALIESHLSELRPEARLRVFSDGFTALLDAGREVPDWLITDIDLPGLDGLQMIRKLRENPATQKMRIVLATSHSGASLERFGPVPEGIPLLFKPLTPEALAAALTGE, encoded by the coding sequence ATGCAACGAAAAACGATCACAACGGCCCAGGCGGCGGAGCGCCTGGGTGTCTCACCACAGACGATCCAGAAGTGGGTCGATGCCGGCCACCTGCCGGCCTGGAAGACGATGGGCGGCCACCGCCGCCTGGACGCCGAAGCCGTCGAGCGCATGGTCGCCGAACGGCGCTCGCGCATCGAAGCCGCCGACGGCGTCGAGTCCATCATGCTGGTCGAAGACGACCCGGTGACGGCCGCGCTCATCGAGTCGCATCTCTCCGAACTCCGCCCGGAAGCGCGCCTGCGCGTCTTCTCCGACGGTTTCACCGCCCTGCTGGACGCCGGCCGTGAGGTCCCGGACTGGCTGATCACCGACATCGACCTGCCCGGCCTCGACGGCCTGCAGATGATCCGCAAGCTGCGCGAGAACCCCGCGACGCAGAAGATGCGCATCGTGCTGGCGACCAGCCACAGCGGCGCGTCGCTGGAACGCTTCGGGCCGGTGCCCGAAGGCATCCCGCTGCTGTTCAAACCGCTGACGCCCGAGGCGCTGGCGGCCGCGCTGACCGGCGAGTGA
- a CDS encoding fumarate hydratase → MTTTIRQADLIESVAAALQYISYYHPADFIAHLARAYEREQSPAAKDAIAQILTNSRMCAEGRRPICQDTGIVNVFLKIGMDVKWEGFTGSIQDAVDEGVRRGYNHPDNKLRASVLADPIFERKNTRDNTPAVVFMEVVPGDKVDVTVAAKGGGSENKSKVYMLNPSDSIVDWVLKTVPTMGAGWCPPGMLGIGVGGTAEKAALLAKESLMDDIDMHELLQRGPANKLEELRIELYEKVNALGIGAQGLGGLTTVLDVKIKTWPTHAASKPIAMIPNCAATRHAHFVLDGSGPAFLEPPSLDLWPDVHWAPDYNKSARVDLNTLTPEQVASWKPGQTLLLSGKMLTGRDAAHKRIQDMLERGEPLPVDFTNRVIYYVGPVDPVRDEVVGPAGPTTATRMDKFTRMMLEKTGLIAMVGKAERGPVAIQAIKDNQSAYLMAVGGAAYLVSKAIKAAKVVGFADLGMEAIYEFDVVDMPVTVAVDAGGTSAHQTGPQEWQAKIGKIPVVVA, encoded by the coding sequence ATGACCACGACGATCCGCCAGGCCGACCTGATCGAGTCGGTCGCCGCCGCGCTGCAGTACATCTCGTACTACCACCCGGCCGACTTCATCGCCCACCTCGCTCGCGCCTACGAGCGCGAGCAGAGCCCGGCGGCCAAGGACGCGATCGCCCAGATCCTGACCAACTCGCGCATGTGCGCCGAGGGCCGTCGGCCGATCTGCCAGGACACCGGCATCGTCAACGTGTTCCTGAAGATCGGCATGGACGTGAAGTGGGAAGGCTTCACCGGCTCGATCCAGGACGCCGTCGACGAAGGCGTGCGCCGCGGCTACAACCATCCGGACAACAAGCTGCGTGCGTCGGTGCTGGCCGACCCGATCTTCGAGCGCAAGAACACGCGCGACAACACGCCGGCCGTCGTCTTCATGGAAGTCGTGCCCGGCGACAAGGTCGACGTCACCGTCGCCGCCAAGGGCGGCGGCAGCGAGAACAAGAGCAAGGTCTACATGCTCAACCCCAGCGACTCGATCGTCGACTGGGTGCTCAAGACCGTGCCGACGATGGGCGCCGGCTGGTGCCCGCCGGGCATGCTGGGCATCGGCGTCGGCGGCACCGCGGAGAAGGCCGCGCTGCTCGCCAAGGAGTCGCTGATGGACGACATCGACATGCACGAGCTGCTGCAGCGCGGCCCGGCCAACAAGCTTGAAGAGCTGCGCATCGAGCTCTACGAGAAGGTCAACGCGCTGGGCATCGGCGCGCAAGGCCTGGGCGGGCTGACGACGGTGCTCGACGTCAAGATCAAGACCTGGCCGACGCACGCCGCGAGCAAGCCGATCGCGATGATCCCGAACTGCGCCGCGACGCGTCACGCGCACTTCGTGCTCGACGGCTCGGGCCCGGCCTTCCTGGAGCCGCCGAGCCTGGACCTGTGGCCCGACGTGCACTGGGCGCCCGACTACAACAAGAGCGCGCGTGTCGACCTGAACACGCTGACGCCCGAACAGGTGGCGAGCTGGAAGCCGGGGCAGACGCTGCTGCTCAGCGGCAAGATGCTCACCGGCCGCGATGCGGCGCACAAGCGCATCCAGGACATGCTGGAACGCGGCGAGCCGCTGCCGGTGGACTTCACCAACCGCGTCATCTACTACGTCGGCCCGGTCGACCCGGTGCGCGACGAGGTCGTCGGCCCGGCCGGCCCGACGACGGCCACGCGCATGGACAAGTTCACCCGCATGATGCTGGAGAAGACCGGCCTCATCGCGATGGTCGGCAAGGCCGAACGCGGCCCGGTGGCGATCCAGGCGATCAAGGACAACCAGAGCGCCTACCTGATGGCCGTCGGCGGCGCCGCCTACCTCGTGTCCAAGGCGATCAAGGCGGCCAAGGTCGTCGGCTTCGCCGATCTGGGCATGGAAGCGATCTACGAGTTCGACGTCGTCGACATGCCGGTGACGGTGGCGGTGGACGCCGGCGGCACCAGCGCCCACCAGACCGGGCCGCAGGAATGGCAGGCGAAGATCGGCAAGATCCCGGTCGTCGTCGCCTGA
- the dnaQ gene encoding DNA polymerase III subunit epsilon gives MRQIFLDTETTGLSAVDGDRLVEVGCIEMLNRRLSGRTLHHYLNPERSSNPEAVKVHGLTDEFLADKPLFAAVADEFIEFVRDAELIIHNAAFDVGFLDAELTRLGKPRLAELGCTITDSLLMARELFPGKANSLDALCKRLEVDNSNRALHGALLDAGLLAEVYIRMTRGQDSLVIDVVEEGGSALEVAAIDLSQFTLPVLAASEQEAAAHEAVLAELDKSSNGRTIWRQVMA, from the coding sequence ATGAGACAGATCTTCCTCGACACCGAAACCACCGGCCTGTCGGCCGTCGACGGTGACCGTCTGGTCGAAGTCGGCTGCATCGAGATGCTGAACCGGCGCCTGTCGGGCCGCACGCTGCACCACTACCTGAACCCGGAGCGCTCCAGCAATCCGGAGGCGGTCAAGGTGCACGGCCTGACCGACGAGTTCCTCGCCGACAAGCCGCTGTTCGCCGCCGTCGCCGACGAGTTCATCGAGTTCGTGCGTGACGCCGAGCTGATCATCCACAACGCCGCGTTCGACGTCGGCTTCCTCGACGCCGAACTGACGCGCCTGGGCAAACCGCGTTTGGCCGAACTGGGCTGCACGATCACCGACAGCCTGCTGATGGCGCGCGAGCTGTTCCCCGGCAAGGCGAACTCGCTGGACGCGCTGTGCAAGCGGCTGGAGGTCGACAACAGCAACCGCGCGCTGCACGGCGCGCTGCTCGACGCGGGGCTGCTGGCCGAGGTCTACATCCGCATGACGCGGGGCCAGGACTCGCTGGTCATCGACGTCGTCGAAGAAGGCGGCTCGGCGCTCGAAGTGGCGGCCATCGACCTGTCGCAGTTCACGCTGCCGGTGCTCGCCGCGAGCGAGCAGGAGGCGGCCGCGCACGAGGCCGTTCTGGCCGAACTCGACAAATCGAGCAACGGGCGCACCATTTGGCGCCAAGTCATGGCATAA
- the lgt gene encoding prolipoprotein diacylglyceryl transferase, with protein sequence MLVHPQFDPVAIALGPVQIHWYGLTYLVAFGLFLLLARLRAAQPQFAQAGWTKQDVEDLLFYGVVGVIVGGRLGYALFYKPGEYLAHPLEILQVWKGGMSFHGGLLGVIGAMALFARRKGRSFLEVTDFVAPCVPTGLASGRIGNFINGELWGRAADPSLPWAMVFPQSGSLTPRHPSQLYQFALEGLLLFVVLWLYSRHPRPTGRVSGAFLIGYGSLRFTAEYFREPDSFLGLLALNMSMGQWLCVPMVLAGIGLWIWSGRAVGSAR encoded by the coding sequence ATGCTCGTGCATCCGCAATTCGACCCGGTCGCGATCGCGCTCGGACCGGTCCAGATCCACTGGTACGGGCTGACCTACCTCGTCGCTTTCGGGCTGTTCCTGCTGCTGGCGCGGCTGCGTGCGGCGCAGCCGCAGTTCGCGCAAGCCGGCTGGACCAAGCAGGACGTCGAGGACCTGCTGTTCTACGGCGTCGTCGGCGTCATCGTCGGCGGCCGCCTGGGCTACGCGCTGTTCTACAAGCCGGGTGAGTACCTGGCGCACCCGCTGGAGATCCTGCAGGTCTGGAAGGGCGGCATGTCCTTCCACGGCGGGCTGCTGGGCGTCATCGGCGCGATGGCGCTGTTCGCGCGCCGCAAGGGGCGGTCCTTCCTGGAGGTCACCGACTTCGTCGCGCCTTGCGTGCCGACCGGGCTGGCCTCGGGGCGCATCGGCAACTTCATCAACGGCGAACTCTGGGGCCGCGCGGCCGACCCGTCGCTGCCCTGGGCAATGGTGTTCCCGCAGAGCGGCAGCCTGACGCCGCGCCACCCGTCGCAGCTCTACCAGTTCGCGCTCGAAGGGCTGCTGCTGTTCGTCGTGCTGTGGCTGTACTCGCGCCACCCGCGGCCCACCGGGCGCGTCTCGGGTGCTTTCCTGATCGGCTACGGCAGTCTGCGTTTCACCGCCGAGTACTTCCGCGAGCCCGACAGCTTCCTCGGCCTGCTGGCGCTGAACATGAGCATGGGCCAGTGGCTGTGCGTGCCGATGGTGCTGGCCGGCATCGGCCTGTGGATCTGGTCGGGGCGGGCGGTAGGATCGGCGCGATGA
- a CDS encoding L-threonylcarbamoyladenylate synthase, translated as MTLRFEVHPDNPQPRLLKQAAELLRGGDVLAVPTDSSYALVCRLDDKAAAEQLRRLRGIDDKHLLTLLCRDLSELANYARVDNRQYRLLKLGTPGPYTFILDATKEVPRRVSHPSRRTIGLRVPDHQVTQDLLAAYGEPLLATTLILPGDDEPLNDVDEIQDRLGKLLPAIIDAGACPMEPTTVLDMTAEDPVLLRQGRGELSRLGL; from the coding sequence GTGACGCTGCGTTTCGAGGTCCATCCCGACAACCCGCAACCGCGGCTGCTGAAGCAGGCCGCGGAACTGCTGCGCGGCGGCGACGTGCTCGCCGTGCCGACCGACTCGAGCTACGCGCTCGTCTGCCGGCTCGACGACAAGGCCGCCGCCGAACAGCTGCGCCGGCTGCGCGGCATCGACGACAAGCACCTGCTGACGCTGCTGTGCCGCGACCTGTCGGAGCTGGCCAACTACGCGCGTGTCGACAACCGCCAGTACCGGCTGCTCAAGCTCGGCACGCCCGGGCCCTACACCTTCATCCTCGACGCGACGAAGGAGGTGCCGCGGCGCGTCTCGCACCCGTCGCGGCGCACGATCGGCCTGCGCGTGCCCGACCACCAGGTCACGCAGGACCTGCTGGCCGCCTACGGCGAGCCGCTGCTGGCGACGACGCTGATCCTGCCGGGCGACGACGAACCGCTGAACGACGTCGACGAGATCCAGGACCGCCTGGGCAAGCTGCTGCCGGCGATCATCGACGCCGGCGCCTGCCCGATGGAGCCGACGACGGTGCTGGACATGACCGCCGAGGACCCGGTGCTGCTGCGCCAGGGCCGCGGCGAACTGTCGCGCCTGGGGCTCTGA